ATGGAGAATATATCTGAGCTTTGGAGTAAGGCTTTGGCAGAGATCGAAAAGAAAATTAGTAAGCCAAGCTTTGAAACATGGTTAAAATCAACAAAGGCTCATGGCATTCAAGGTGATACCTTAACAATTACCGCTCCTAACGAATTTGCAAGAGATTGGCTGGAATCCCGTTACTTACACTTAATCGCTGATTCAATTTATCAATTAACAGGTGAAGAGTTTGCTATAAAATTTATTATTCCCCAAAATCAGACGGATGATGATTTTGTTCCAAATTCACCGATCAAACAGATAAATAAAGCCGATGAAGAACAAACAGAATTACCGCAAAACATGCTAAATCCTAAGTATACATTTGATACTTTTGTTATTGGATCAGGAAATCGATTTGCTCATGCAGCATCATTAGCAGTAGCTGAAGCACCTGCAAAAGCCTATAATCCCCTTTTTATTTACGGGGGAGTTGGACTTGGAAAAACTCACTTAATGCATGCCATTGGACATTATGTGATTGATCATAACCCATCGGCAAAAGTTGTTTATTTATCTTCTGAAAAGTTTACAAATGAATTTATCAACTCTATTAGAGATAACAAAGCAGTTGATTTTCGTAACAAATATAGAAGTGTTGATGTACTTTTAATAGATGATATTCAATTCTTGGCTGGGAAAGAACAAACTCAAGAGGAATTTTTCCATACTTTTAATACATTGCATGAAGAGAGTAAGCAAATCGTTATTTCCAGTGATCGACCGCCAAAAGAAATTCCAACATTAGAAGATCGCCTTCGTTCTCGCTTTGAATGGGGATTAATTACAGATATTACCCCTCCTGATTTGGAAACCAGGATTGCGATTCTCCGCAAAAAGGCTAAAGCTGAAGGGCTCGATATTCCTAATGAAGTTATGCTTTATATTGCAAATCAAATTGATTCAAATATTCGAGAGCTTGAAGGTGCACTGAT
This genomic stretch from Metabacillus sp. B2-18 harbors:
- the dnaA gene encoding chromosomal replication initiator protein DnaA; this encodes MENISELWSKALAEIEKKISKPSFETWLKSTKAHGIQGDTLTITAPNEFARDWLESRYLHLIADSIYQLTGEEFAIKFIIPQNQTDDDFVPNSPIKQINKADEEQTELPQNMLNPKYTFDTFVIGSGNRFAHAASLAVAEAPAKAYNPLFIYGGVGLGKTHLMHAIGHYVIDHNPSAKVVYLSSEKFTNEFINSIRDNKAVDFRNKYRSVDVLLIDDIQFLAGKEQTQEEFFHTFNTLHEESKQIVISSDRPPKEIPTLEDRLRSRFEWGLITDITPPDLETRIAILRKKAKAEGLDIPNEVMLYIANQIDSNIRELEGALIRVVAYSSLINKDINADLAAEALKDIIPNSKPKMISISDIQRIVGQEYQVKLEDFKAKKRTKSVAFPRQIAMYLSRELTDSSLPKIGEEFGGRDHTTVIHAHEKISKMLQSDEQLQKQLKDITGLLKGS